One genomic region from Octopus sinensis unplaced genomic scaffold, ASM634580v1 Contig10816, whole genome shotgun sequence encodes:
- the LOC118761223 gene encoding cleavage stimulating factor 64-like, with protein sequence MATDKAQRSIFVGNIPYDVTEAKLREIFSKVGPITTFRLVFDKETGKPKGYGFCEYIDTETAQSALRNLANSDINGRPLRIGPATGEQHVIPQPEITVPQPVTTTVPQSVK encoded by the exons ATGGCCACAGATAAAGCTCAAAGGTCAATTTTTG ttGGAAATATCCCCTATGATGTCACAGAGGCTAAATTAAGAGAGATATTTTCCAAAGTTGGACCAATTACGACTTTCCGCTTGGTATTCgacaaggaaactgggaaacccaAAGGATATGGATTTTGTGAATACATTGACACAGAAACTGCTCAAAGTGCCCTTAGAAACCTGGCAAATTCGGATATAAACGGAAGACCTCTTCGAATTGGTCCTGCAACAGGAGAACAACACGTGATTCCTCAACCAGAGATCACAGTTCCCCAACCTGTGACAACAACTGTCCCACAATCAgtaaaataa